CGGGAGGGGCAGCCCAACAACAGCAAACGGTGAATAAAATCACCCCGATAATTTTTAGTATGATGTTCCTGTTTTTCCCCTTACCGGCGGGGGTATTGATGTATATCTTAACTGCGAACATCTTCCAAACTATTCAAACGGTGATTTTGATGCGGGAACCTTTACCGGAAAACCTGCAAAAATTGGTAGCGGAACAGGAAAAAACGGAAAAATCCCGCGATGCTCTCCCCTTTGAAAAACGTTCTAGCAAGAAAAAGGAAAAAACATCGTAATGAGTATATGGGAGCAAAATAGCGAGAAAGCTAAACAATGGCTGGAAAAACTGCTAAAGTTAATGGCCATGCCCACAGATGTCCAGATTGGTGTGCAGGAATTGGGAACTGGACCTTCCTCCTGTTGGTTAATTATTGATAGCAGTCAATTGAGTCCCCAACAAGTGGAACTTCTCCTCGCTAACAAGGGTGAGGGACTGGATGCGATTCAATCCCTAGCTAATACGATTCTGAATATTGGTGTCGAGTCGGCAGAACATCAGTTCTATATTGTCGAAATCAATGGCTATCGTCAACAAAGACAGGCAGAAATTTTCGACTGGGTGAATCAAGCGGCGACGCAAGTGCGGCAAACAGGGCAGGAAATAGAATTAAAAGCCCTATCTTCGGCAGAACGTCGCCAAATTCATGCCTTTTTTCAGGAAGAAAACGATTTAACCACGGAAAGTCGCGGCGTGGAACCCGATCGCCGGTTAGTAATTCGTTTAAAATAAGACCAAAGGGTGGGGTAAAACCTGCCCTCTTTTTTATTTTAGCCAGATATCTCCTGTCTCGGAGTTTCTTCACCTAACGGAAGATTTTTGATTTTTGCAGGAGATTTAATAACTTAACTTCAGGGCATTTACAGGTACATCATCCCAAGATTCTACGGTTCTTAAAACTGCTACCCACCCCGCTTCTTTTTGTTCGTCCGTAAGATTGGTTAACCAACTTTGATGACAATCTTTTGCTGCTTGTTCATCTTGACAGGCAATACAAGCTTGTACTAAACCGCAGGGGTCAATCTGTTCATTTACCCAAATAATCATAGTTAATAGCCCTACTTAACTTTATTATTATAATCCATCGATCGC
This Microcystis wesenbergii NRERC-220 DNA region includes the following protein-coding sequences:
- a CDS encoding Jag family protein, translating into MSIWEQNSEKAKQWLEKLLKLMAMPTDVQIGVQELGTGPSSCWLIIDSSQLSPQQVELLLANKGEGLDAIQSLANTILNIGVESAEHQFYIVEINGYRQQRQAEIFDWVNQAATQVRQTGQEIELKALSSAERRQIHAFFQEENDLTTESRGVEPDRRLVIRLK
- a CDS encoding glycogen debranching protein, with the protein product MIIWVNEQIDPCGLVQACIACQDEQAAKDCHQSWLTNLTDEQKEAGWVAVLRTVESWDDVPVNALKLSY